A stretch of Leptospira perdikensis DNA encodes these proteins:
- a CDS encoding class I SAM-dependent methyltransferase: MKSFLNKKNFGLGKNGKKFDDTYWSDIYGNGLDVDGSYNAKQHAEYLRALFQLMEIPVYKMADFGFGKAILLREMVKTFSPVKVYAVDASKEAFEDLKKKDWVKRSDKFHLYNESLETFKLSKLEKDPVELGICNSVIQYLPDSMIPGVLEKMAKYCNYLYFTVPTNEDYAVMKDEMSFHDPYAFSRSKKKYQKWISRDFEIVGYNLLQSKWLGEKGFKEDFFRI; this comes from the coding sequence GTGAAAAGTTTTTTGAACAAAAAGAACTTTGGCCTTGGTAAAAATGGCAAAAAGTTCGATGACACCTATTGGTCGGATATCTACGGGAATGGATTGGATGTAGATGGATCTTATAATGCGAAACAACATGCTGAATATTTAAGAGCACTCTTTCAATTAATGGAAATCCCAGTTTATAAAATGGCAGATTTTGGGTTTGGAAAGGCGATTCTACTCCGAGAGATGGTAAAAACTTTTTCTCCAGTAAAGGTGTATGCAGTGGATGCATCCAAAGAAGCCTTTGAAGATCTCAAAAAAAAAGATTGGGTCAAACGTTCAGACAAATTCCATTTATACAATGAATCCTTAGAGACTTTCAAACTTTCTAAATTGGAGAAAGATCCTGTGGAACTTGGGATTTGTAATTCAGTTATCCAATACCTTCCGGATTCCATGATTCCTGGTGTTTTGGAAAAGATGGCAAAATATTGTAATTATTTGTATTTTACTGTGCCAACAAACGAAGACTATGCGGTGATGAAAGACGAGATGTCTTTTCACGATCCATATGCCTTTTCCAGATCCAAAAAAAAATACCAAAAGTGGATCTCTAGGGATTTCGAAATCGTAGGGTATAATCTTTTACAAAGTAAATGGTTAGGTGAAAAAGGGTTTAAGGAAGATTTCTTTCGGATATAG
- the pnuC gene encoding nicotinamide riboside transporter PnuC, protein MTDFFSYLSIEFQIFSVFGYSISLIEFLGTSSGLVCVYLASRNHILTWPIGIFNSICFFFLFFQIQLYSDMLLQIYFFGSSIYGWWIWHKRTGAYVQIQSLGKTKNILLLFSIILGTYALGETTSRLPFWLPKIFEKPPVFLYWDAFTTVASIIANFLLAQRKLESWFLWVLVDVVCIGLYSLKEIPFVTAEYIVFLLIAFYGCFHWYKEYKLNQTT, encoded by the coding sequence ATGACGGATTTTTTCTCTTATCTATCGATTGAGTTTCAAATTTTCTCAGTATTTGGTTACTCTATTAGTTTGATTGAATTTCTAGGAACAAGTTCGGGTCTTGTCTGCGTTTATTTGGCCTCTAGAAATCATATTCTTACTTGGCCCATCGGGATTTTTAATTCGATTTGTTTTTTCTTTTTATTCTTCCAGATCCAATTGTATTCGGATATGTTATTACAAATTTATTTTTTTGGATCTAGTATTTACGGATGGTGGATCTGGCACAAAAGGACAGGAGCTTATGTCCAAATCCAGTCTCTTGGTAAAACGAAAAACATTTTACTTCTGTTCTCTATTATTTTGGGAACATATGCATTAGGTGAGACCACTAGCCGGTTGCCTTTTTGGTTACCAAAAATTTTTGAGAAACCACCGGTGTTTTTGTATTGGGATGCTTTTACTACTGTGGCAAGTATCATCGCTAATTTTTTGTTAGCTCAAAGAAAATTAGAGTCTTGGTTTTTATGGGTTCTAGTAGATGTAGTTTGTATTGGATTGTACTCTTTGAAAGAGATTCCCTTTGTTACCGCAGAATACATAGTATTTTTACTCATTGCGTTCTACGGTTGTTTTCATTGGTACAAAGAATACAAACTAAATCAAACCACTTGA
- a CDS encoding DoxX family protein, whose amino-acid sequence MSEKTKKIAYWFFTLWLSLGMVSTAIVQLMKLPEEVEKINQLGYPTYFLTLLGIWKLLGVVAVLVPKFVLLKEWAYAGFFFAMSGAAISHIVCGHPIGEIFPSVLLLALTVVSWYLRPTNRRM is encoded by the coding sequence ATGTCAGAAAAAACAAAAAAAATAGCTTATTGGTTTTTTACCCTTTGGTTGTCCCTTGGAATGGTCTCCACTGCCATTGTACAACTAATGAAACTGCCCGAAGAAGTAGAAAAGATAAACCAATTAGGTTATCCTACTTACTTTCTAACCTTACTTGGGATTTGGAAATTACTCGGTGTAGTCGCAGTTCTTGTTCCAAAATTTGTTTTGTTAAAAGAATGGGCTTATGCAGGATTTTTCTTTGCGATGTCTGGAGCGGCCATTTCTCACATTGTCTGTGGCCACCCAATTGGAGAAATTTTCCCTTCCGTACTTCTTTTAGCACTCACTGTGGTTTCTTGGTATTTACGACCAACAAATCGTAGAATGTAA
- a CDS encoding YdeI/OmpD-associated family protein — translation MDQKIKKNNTYSADSFFKGTKTWKKEFEILRSIAIESKLVEEIKWGQPCYTDKGQNIFLLHGFKEYCAILFFKGALLKDPKKILIQQSKNVQSARQIRFQNTSEITKLKSTIKSLIKEAVQIEQSGKKVVLKKTSEYEVPEEFLRRLENNPNLQTAFSGLTPGRQRGYLLHFSGAKRSETREERIDKQVSNILKGKGLND, via the coding sequence ATGGATCAAAAAATAAAAAAAAACAATACCTATAGTGCTGATTCCTTTTTCAAAGGAACCAAAACATGGAAAAAAGAATTTGAGATTTTACGTTCTATTGCCATCGAAAGTAAACTAGTAGAAGAAATCAAATGGGGGCAACCTTGTTATACTGACAAAGGGCAAAACATATTCTTATTACATGGATTCAAAGAATACTGTGCCATTTTATTTTTCAAAGGTGCCTTATTAAAAGACCCAAAAAAAATTCTGATTCAACAAAGCAAAAATGTACAATCAGCCAGACAAATCCGCTTCCAGAACACTTCTGAAATCACAAAACTAAAATCGACCATCAAATCATTGATAAAAGAAGCCGTACAGATTGAACAATCAGGTAAAAAAGTAGTTCTAAAAAAAACCTCAGAGTATGAGGTCCCGGAAGAGTTTTTAAGACGTTTAGAAAACAACCCCAACCTTCAAACTGCTTTTTCGGGTTTAACCCCTGGCAGGCAAAGAGGATATTTACTCCACTTCTCAGGAGCTAAACGATCGGAAACAAGAGAAGAAAGAATCGATAAACAAGTTTCCAATATTTTAAAAGGCAAAGGTTTGAACGATTAA